CTGGCGTGGGCGGCAAGGTATCGGTCCAGAGTGGCCAAGGGCCGCGCGAGACACCCCGGGAATGCTTAGGGAAACGAGGGGGCCTCCCTATAGGGCGCCATGCCTCAGGCAGCTACCTTGATCTCGGCTTCCAGGCCGCAAGTTCTCTCTTGAGCACAAGGCTGCGCGCTATGACGGCGTGCTGTCCACCGGCTCCGCCTTCCATGGGGAGGAAGCGAGCGAAACCGGCCGGCCGTTGGCCCGATGATGTCGGCCCTGACGTTTCACCCCTGGGCTGCGTCCGACTCCGCGGCCCAAGCTTCCCACACCGACAGCCGTTGCGTATAGGCTTGTCTCGCGGCGGGCAGGCCAGCCCTGCCAAGGAAGAGCCGCAACGGCGGCTCCTGCGCGTCGACCACCGCAAGAATGGCTGCCGAGGTGGAGGCAGGCTGGCCCAATGCCCGACCCGCACTGAGCGCCTTGATCTTCCGGCGCAGTTCACCATAGGCCTCCATCGGCACGGTGGTGGCGGCCGAGGCCCCGCGCCAGTCGGTGTCGTAGCCGCCGGGCTCGATCAGCGTCACGCGGATGCCGAAGGCTTCGACCTCCGACGCCAGCGTTTCCATGAGCCCTTCGACAGCCCACTTGGTTGCGTTGTAGATGCCTGCCGTTGGGAAAGTAATTACGCCTGCGATGCTGGAGGTCACCAGCAGATGTCCGCCGCCCTGCGCCCGCAGGTGCGGCAGTGCGGCCTGGATAACCCACAGCGTTCCGAACAGATTGGTCTCGAACTGCGCGCGCGCCTGCGCCTCGCTGCTCTCCTCGATCGTGCCGAACAGCGCGTAGCCCGCATTGCTGACGACCACGTCCAGCCGGCCAAAGTGCGCCTTGGCCGTCTCGACGGCCGCGAATACCGCGGCGCGGTCCGTGACATCAAGCGCCAGTAGCAGCACCGCATTGCCATATTTTTCGGCCAACGGCCGCAGCGTTTCCAGGGATCTCGCGGTAGCGACCACTTGGTCGCCGCGCGCCAGCGCCGCCTGCGTCCATGCGTGCCCGAATCCCCGGGAAGCGCCCGTGATGAACCAGATCTTGTTTGCCATGATT
This Variovorax terrae DNA region includes the following protein-coding sequences:
- a CDS encoding SDR family NAD(P)-dependent oxidoreductase, with the protein product MANKIWFITGASRGFGHAWTQAALARGDQVVATARSLETLRPLAEKYGNAVLLLALDVTDRAAVFAAVETAKAHFGRLDVVVSNAGYALFGTIEESSEAQARAQFETNLFGTLWVIQAALPHLRAQGGGHLLVTSSIAGVITFPTAGIYNATKWAVEGLMETLASEVEAFGIRVTLIEPGGYDTDWRGASAATTVPMEAYGELRRKIKALSAGRALGQPASTSAAILAVVDAQEPPLRLFLGRAGLPAARQAYTQRLSVWEAWAAESDAAQG